The Oncorhynchus masou masou isolate Uvic2021 chromosome 31, UVic_Omas_1.1, whole genome shotgun sequence genome includes a region encoding these proteins:
- the LOC135525051 gene encoding guanylate kinase-like, protein MSGPRPVVLSGPSGAGKSTLMKMLLRDYVGVFGFSVSHTTRGPRPGEVDGKDYHFSNREAMQEDIDDGKYIENAEFSGNLYGTSKSSVDDVRAKGLICILDVEIQGVKNIKETDLDPIYVSIQPPSIEILEKRLRDRNTETEESLKKRLETARVDMELSNEPGMFDALIVNEDLEEAYEKLQSVLIEEITKVQSTKKERCNS, encoded by the exons atgtCAGGACCCAGGCCGGTTGTTCTGAGCGGCCCCTCAGGGGCAGGGAAGAGCACTCTTATGAAGATGTTACTGAGGGATTATGTTGGAGTCTTCGGTTTCAGCGTGTCAC ATACAACACGGGGCCCACGTCCAGGAGAGGTAGATGGCAAAG ATTACCACTTCTCAAACAGGGAGGCCATGCAGGAGGATATTGATGACGGGAAATACATTGAGAATGCTGAGTTTTCCGGCAACCTGTATGGAACAAG CAAGTCTTCTGTAGATGACGTGAGGGCCAAGGGCCTCATCTGCATCTTAGATGTGGAGATCCAGGGAGTGAAGAACATCAAGGAGACTGATCTGGACCCCATCTATGTTTCTATCCAGCCCCCCTCTATTGAGATCCTG GAAAAGCGTCTGAGGGACAGAAatactgagacagaggagagtctGAAGAAGCGTCTGGAGACAGCGCGAGTTGACATGGAGCTCA GCAACGAGCCAGGAATGTTTGACGCGCTTATTGTCAATGAAGACTTAGAGGAGGCGTATGAGAAGTTGCAAAGTGTTCTTATTGAG GAAATAACGAAGGTTCAGTCGACCAAGAAAGAAAGATGCAATTCGTAA